In Luteitalea sp. TBR-22, one genomic interval encodes:
- the hppD gene encoding 4-hydroxyphenylpyruvate dioxygenase translates to MPSNPLRLRSIHHVKYVVGNAKQAAFYYRKAFGFSQLAYAGLETGNRDLACYALEQGRARLVLVTPYRANSPEAEHLHAHGDGIVDIAFHVDDADAAFHEAVRRGAEPAVEPRTLSDEHGRVRHAAIRTYGDTIHSFYGLRDYSGPFLPGYASRPVAGEDVGILRIDHMVGNVELGRMEHWARWYSDVLGFERFISFDDKDISTEYSALMSIVMSDDSHAIKFPLNEPAPGRRKSQIDEYLDFYGGPGVQHVALLTQDIARTVSALRANGVEFLSVPDSYYDLLPARVGAIDEELAMIRSLGILVDRDEEGYLLQLFSRPVEDRPTVFYEIIQRKGSRGFGKGNFRALFEAIEREQAVRGNL, encoded by the coding sequence GTGCCCAGCAACCCCCTGCGCCTCAGGAGCATCCACCACGTCAAGTACGTGGTCGGCAACGCCAAGCAAGCCGCCTTCTACTACCGGAAAGCCTTCGGGTTCTCGCAGTTGGCCTACGCAGGCCTCGAGACCGGCAACCGCGACCTCGCCTGCTATGCCCTCGAGCAGGGCCGGGCGCGCCTCGTCCTCGTCACGCCCTATCGCGCCAACTCGCCGGAGGCCGAGCACCTCCACGCCCATGGCGATGGCATCGTGGACATCGCCTTCCACGTCGACGACGCCGATGCGGCGTTTCACGAGGCGGTCCGTCGCGGGGCCGAGCCCGCGGTCGAGCCCCGCACGCTCAGCGACGAGCACGGCCGCGTGCGGCATGCCGCCATCCGGACCTACGGCGACACCATCCATTCGTTCTATGGGCTGCGCGATTACAGCGGCCCGTTCCTGCCCGGATACGCGTCGCGGCCCGTCGCCGGCGAGGACGTCGGCATCCTGCGCATCGATCACATGGTCGGCAACGTCGAACTCGGCCGGATGGAGCACTGGGCGCGCTGGTATTCCGATGTGCTCGGCTTCGAGCGGTTCATCTCCTTCGACGACAAGGACATCTCCACCGAGTACAGCGCGCTCATGAGCATCGTGATGAGCGACGACTCGCACGCGATCAAGTTCCCGCTCAACGAGCCGGCGCCGGGCCGGCGCAAGAGCCAGATCGACGAATACCTCGACTTCTACGGCGGTCCTGGCGTGCAGCACGTGGCGCTCCTCACGCAGGACATCGCCCGCACCGTGTCGGCGCTGCGTGCCAACGGCGTCGAGTTCCTGAGCGTGCCCGATTCCTATTACGACCTGCTGCCCGCGCGGGTCGGCGCCATCGACGAGGAACTGGCCATGATCCGCTCGCTGGGGATCCTGGTCGACCGCGACGAGGAAGGCTATCTCCTGCAGTTGTTCTCGCGGCCGGTGGAGGACCGCCCGACGGTGTTCTACGAGATCATCCAGCGCAAGGGCAGCCGTGGGTTCGGGAAGGGCAATTTCCGCGCGCTGTTCGAGGCGATCGAGCGCGAACAGGCCGTGCGTGGAAACCTGTAG